In one window of Miscanthus floridulus cultivar M001 chromosome 12, ASM1932011v1, whole genome shotgun sequence DNA:
- the LOC136496785 gene encoding binding partner of ACD11 1-like has protein sequence MATSTLSTVKVSNVSLKAAQRDIKEFFSFSGDIVHVEMQSGDEVSQVAYITFKDNQGAEMAMLLTGATIVDMAVIVTPASDYELPSSVLAALEPKDTKPSALQKAEDIVGTMLAKGFILGRDALDKAKALDEKHQLTSTATARVSSFDKRIGLSEKISVGTSVVNDKVKEMDQKYQVSEKTKSALAAAEQSVSTAGSAIMKNRYVLTGAAWVTGAFSKVTSAANDVGAKAKEKIAVEQEHKNAEAGPAQSNISEIPATHRELDSEFTKIHVAETPEEIPISTVTVPAVTDEVPSEASPPADVPKKPEAAQGLVL, from the exons ATGGCG ACAAGCACGCTTAGTACCGTGAAGGTGAGCAATGTATCACTGAAAGCAGCACAGCGTGATATAAAGGAATTCTTTTCCTTTTCTGGTGATATTGTGCATGTTGAAATGCAGAG TGGCGATGAGGTTTCTCAAGTTGCCTACATTACTTTTAAAGACAATCAAGGAGCTGAGATGGCAATGCTTCTCACG GGGGCCACAATAGTTGATATGGCTGTAATCGTCACGCCAGCCAGTGATTATGAGCTACCATCTTCTGTTTTAGCTGCTCTTGAG CCCAAAGACACAAAACCTTCTGCCCTTCAAAAGGCCGAGGACATTGTTGGGACCATGCTGGCAAAGGGATTTATCCTTGGTAGGGATGCACTGGACAAAGCAAAAGCTTTGGATGAGAAGCATCAGCTCACGTCGACTGCCACAGCTAGAGTATCTTCCTTTGACAAGAGAATCGGTCTAAGTGAGAAGATCAGTGTTGGCACTTCAGTTGTAAATGATAAAGTGAAGGAAATGGATCAAAAGTATCAAGTCTCTGAGAAGACAAAGTCAGCACTGGCAGCTGCTGAACAGAGTGTCTCGACTGCTGGATCTGCTATCATGAAGAACAGGTATGTCCTCACTGGAGCAGCATGGGTAACTGGTGCTTTCAGCAAGGTCACCAGTGCAGCCAACGATGTCGGTGCAAAGGCTAAGGAGAAGATAGCAGTTGAGCAGGAGCACAAGAATGCTGAGGCCGGGCCTGCACAATCAAACATCTCAGAGATCCCTGCAACACACAGGGAATTGGACAGCGAATTCACGAAGATACATGTTGCTGAAACCCCTGAAGAAATTCCCATCTCTACGGTGACTGTCCCTGCTGTTACAGATGAGGTGCCCAGCGAGGCCTCTCCACCAGCTGATGTTCCTAAAAAGCCAGAAGCTGCGCAGGGATTGGTATTATAA